In Actinomycetota bacterium, the following are encoded in one genomic region:
- a CDS encoding ATP-binding protein translates to MTTAGHPAVSVRLTAEPASARAARRFVAGTLEEWGCEGLSDVATLLVSELVSNVVLHARTELAVTVRRLPTAVRVEVHDGASAPPARRHYAPDAATGRGLGMVEDLAGRWGTVPSGSGKTVWFELDEDSAARFDTPATVEWAPAGDRTPREGEPEAAAGQDDKRGSGPGHGLRASANPPVNAAPDFMALPAHRPGRHRWSGRGGRGVTTAPAR, encoded by the coding sequence GTGACCACGGCCGGCCACCCTGCTGTGTCCGTCCGGCTGACGGCCGAACCGGCCAGCGCCCGAGCGGCACGCCGGTTCGTGGCCGGGACGCTCGAAGAATGGGGCTGCGAGGGTCTGTCCGACGTGGCCACGCTGCTGGTCAGCGAGCTGGTGAGCAATGTCGTGCTCCACGCCCGCACCGAACTGGCGGTGACTGTCCGGAGGCTGCCCACAGCAGTCAGGGTCGAGGTGCACGATGGCGCCAGCGCGCCGCCCGCCCGCCGGCACTACGCGCCGGATGCGGCCACCGGCCGGGGCCTGGGGATGGTCGAGGACCTGGCCGGCCGCTGGGGAACGGTCCCCTCGGGGAGCGGCAAGACCGTCTGGTTCGAGCTCGACGAGGACTCCGCGGCGCGCTTCGACACGCCGGCCACGGTCGAGTGGGCGCCCGCCGGCGATCGCACACCGCGCGAGGGCGAGCCGGAGGCTGCGGCCGGGCAGGACGACAAACGGGGCTCGGGCCCTGGCCATGGGCTCCGGGCCTCGGCCAACCCGCCGGTGAACGCTGCTCCGGACTTCATGGCACTCCCCGCCCACCGCCCGGGGCGCCACCGGTGGTCAGGGCGCGGCGGTCGCGGGGTTACGACAGCTCCCGCCCGCTGA
- a CDS encoding sigma-70 family RNA polymerase sigma factor translates to MRLGPGFDAVLAAARADAPWAYDRLWRAFSPAVCSYLRLQGAFDPDDLTSEVFLGAFRGLGGFSGDEDRFRAWLFTIAHRRITDERRRASARPRCSAWGDVPERRGGDVEDDALAGLGTARARELCDRLVAAQRDVLLLRVVADMTVEQVADTLGRTPGAVKQLQRRGLLALRQMLAPEVAVSSGQGA, encoded by the coding sequence ATGAGATTGGGGCCGGGCTTCGATGCGGTGCTGGCCGCGGCCCGGGCTGATGCCCCCTGGGCCTACGACCGCCTGTGGCGGGCCTTCTCGCCCGCGGTGTGCTCCTACCTCCGCCTCCAGGGGGCCTTCGACCCCGACGACCTGACGTCGGAGGTCTTCCTGGGTGCGTTCCGGGGCCTGGGCGGGTTCAGTGGCGACGAGGACCGGTTCAGGGCCTGGCTGTTCACGATCGCCCACCGGCGCATCACCGACGAGCGCCGCCGGGCCAGCGCCCGGCCTCGGTGCTCGGCCTGGGGCGACGTGCCCGAGCGGCGGGGCGGCGATGTCGAGGACGACGCGCTGGCCGGCCTGGGGACGGCCCGCGCCCGTGAGCTGTGCGACCGGCTGGTGGCTGCCCAGCGCGACGTGCTGCTGCTGCGGGTGGTGGCCGACATGACCGTCGAGCAGGTGGCCGACACCCTGGGACGGACACCAGGAGCGGTCAAGCAGCTCCAGCGCCGGGGCCTGCTCGCCCTGCGCCAGATGCTGGCGCCCGAGGTGGCCGTGTCCTCGGGGCAGGGGGCGTAA
- a CDS encoding tetratricopeptide repeat protein has protein sequence MATAVMAAVVGLLLGRFAFTGRSGVEGTGAPAPVARGTEAEVNSLQAWLRTFPDDPVALTRLASAYLARGRETGEPSWTAKAAEAVDRSRAIDPASPETTTVAGLLALTRHDFGAALELGLAASAARPASADPMAVVVDALVELGRYEEAVDAAQRMVNLRPSLASLARVSYLRELHGDRPGAVAAMAQAVAAGSGVGADMAGTEVLLGDLHLGGGDLVTAEAAYQRALELVPGNGPSEVGLARIEAARGDVAAAVDRLDRLVTRLPGSAWAALLGDLHGAAGRSQEARAQYELVRRIEELNRLSGMDVDLELARFEADRGDAEKAVVLARSALAKRPTVYASDALAWALRQAGRPAEALAHARDAVRLGTVDGVLWYHLAAIEADLGLVDDARQHVARAFEVSPYLTVLDLPEATALAGRLGWP, from the coding sequence GTGGCGACGGCCGTCATGGCCGCGGTGGTCGGGCTCTTGCTCGGCCGGTTCGCCTTCACCGGGCGCTCGGGGGTCGAGGGCACCGGGGCCCCCGCTCCGGTGGCCCGGGGCACCGAGGCCGAGGTCAACAGCCTTCAGGCGTGGTTGCGCACCTTCCCCGACGATCCCGTAGCCCTCACCCGCCTGGCTTCGGCTTACCTGGCCCGGGGCCGCGAGACGGGGGAACCGTCCTGGACGGCCAAGGCGGCCGAGGCCGTCGACCGCAGCCGCGCGATCGACCCGGCCTCACCTGAGACGACAACGGTGGCCGGGCTCTTGGCCCTCACCCGCCATGACTTCGGCGCCGCCTTGGAGTTGGGGTTGGCCGCATCGGCCGCCCGCCCGGCATCGGCCGACCCCATGGCCGTGGTGGTCGACGCCCTCGTCGAACTGGGACGCTACGAGGAGGCCGTGGACGCCGCCCAGCGCATGGTCAACCTGCGGCCCTCGCTGGCCAGCCTGGCCCGCGTCTCCTATCTGCGCGAGCTGCACGGGGACCGCCCGGGGGCGGTGGCCGCCATGGCCCAGGCGGTGGCCGCGGGCTCGGGCGTGGGGGCCGACATGGCCGGGACCGAGGTTCTCCTCGGCGACCTCCACCTGGGGGGCGGTGACCTGGTCACGGCCGAGGCCGCCTACCAGCGCGCTCTCGAGCTGGTCCCCGGGAACGGCCCGTCCGAGGTCGGCCTGGCCCGGATCGAGGCGGCCCGGGGCGATGTCGCGGCCGCCGTCGACCGGCTGGACCGCCTGGTCACCCGCCTTCCTGGTTCGGCCTGGGCCGCGCTGCTGGGCGACCTACATGGCGCCGCCGGCCGGTCCCAGGAGGCCCGCGCCCAGTACGAGCTGGTGCGGCGGATCGAAGAGCTCAACCGGTTGTCGGGGATGGACGTCGACCTCGAGCTGGCCCGATTCGAAGCTGACCGGGGGGACGCGGAGAAGGCCGTGGTCCTGGCCCGGTCGGCCCTGGCCAAGCGGCCCACGGTCTACGCCTCCGACGCGCTGGCGTGGGCGCTGCGCCAGGCCGGGCGTCCCGCCGAGGCCCTGGCCCACGCCCGCGACGCCGTCCGCCTGGGGACCGTCGACGGTGTCCTCTGGTACCACCTGGCGGCCATCGAAGCCGACCTCGGCCTGGTCGACGACGCCCGCCAGCACGTGGCCCGCGCCTTCGAGGTGAGCCCCTATCTCACGGTCTTGGACCTGCCGGAGGCCACCGCCTTGGCCGGGCGACTGGGCTGGCCATGA
- a CDS encoding ChaB family protein, translated as MPADKELPSTLKRSPAKARRTWSKTHDSAVESYGEGERAHRTAYASLKHSFEKVGDHWEPKDEKGPSDPEPRDASTAARRNRKTYGGVDVEGNSRDELYQRARRLGVKGASRMKKTELAEAIARRQ; from the coding sequence ATGCCCGCGGACAAAGAGCTCCCCTCCACGCTGAAGCGCAGCCCGGCCAAGGCCCGCCGTACGTGGTCCAAGACCCACGACAGCGCCGTCGAGTCCTATGGCGAGGGGGAGCGGGCCCACCGCACGGCCTACGCCTCGCTCAAGCACTCGTTCGAGAAGGTGGGCGACCACTGGGAGCCCAAGGACGAGAAGGGCCCCTCCGACCCCGAGCCGCGAGACGCGAGCACGGCCGCCCGGCGAAACAGAAAGACCTACGGCGGGGTCGACGTCGAAGGCAACTCCCGCGACGAGCTCTACCAACGGGCCCGCCGCCTGGGGGTCAAGGGGGCCTCGCGGATGAAGAAGACCGAGCTGGCCGAAGCCATCGCCCGTCGGCAGTAA
- a CDS encoding class I SAM-dependent methyltransferase — MGGAAERWRDLVEGRLAEMEALQAGRGTLGGEFWDQRARRFSRGPMSSAERDPMLGHLRRAVKAAGRGSDGGRGRAGGTTVLDVGSGPGRFSLAIAPRAQRVTAVDPSKKMLAILRRRARELGVANVRTVTGRWQEVDVAVADVVLCSHVLTLVADAPAFLAKLDAHARHRVLLYVGAYSVDALLDPFWRHFHGSPRRPGPTYVDALAVLDEMGAQAEVSVVEVRAWSRHETLADAVETYLDTLVLAPTAESRRAVAALLEPWLQRRDGGLAAPLRTQPAAIISWAPGRLSVP, encoded by the coding sequence ATGGGAGGGGCGGCAGAGCGATGGCGGGACCTGGTCGAGGGCCGCCTGGCCGAGATGGAGGCCCTCCAGGCGGGCCGGGGCACCCTGGGTGGGGAGTTCTGGGACCAGCGGGCCCGGCGGTTCTCACGCGGGCCCATGTCCAGTGCCGAGCGAGACCCCATGCTCGGCCACCTGCGCCGGGCCGTGAAGGCTGCTGGTCGGGGCTCGGACGGCGGCCGGGGCCGGGCCGGGGGGACGACCGTGCTCGACGTCGGCTCGGGGCCGGGGAGGTTCAGCCTGGCCATCGCCCCCCGGGCCCAGCGGGTGACGGCCGTCGACCCGTCCAAGAAGATGCTGGCCATCCTGCGCCGCCGGGCCCGGGAGCTGGGGGTGGCCAACGTACGCACGGTCACGGGGCGCTGGCAGGAGGTCGACGTGGCCGTGGCCGACGTCGTGTTGTGCTCCCACGTCCTCACGCTGGTGGCCGACGCCCCGGCCTTTCTGGCCAAGCTCGACGCCCACGCCCGCCACCGGGTGCTGCTCTACGTCGGGGCCTACTCGGTCGATGCTCTGCTCGACCCGTTCTGGCGCCATTTCCACGGTTCGCCCCGCCGGCCCGGCCCCACCTACGTCGACGCCCTGGCCGTGCTCGACGAGATGGGGGCTCAGGCGGAGGTCTCCGTGGTCGAGGTCAGGGCGTGGTCCCGCCACGAGACCCTGGCCGACGCCGTCGAGACCTACCTCGACACGCTCGTGCTGGCGCCCACAGCGGAGTCCCGCCGGGCGGTGGCCGCCCTCCTCGAGCCATGGCTCCAGCGGCGCGACGGCGGCTTGGCCGCACCGTTGCGCACCCAGCCGGCGGCCATCATCTCCTGGGCCCCCGGCCGGCTGAGCGTCCCCTAA
- a CDS encoding TIGR03557 family F420-dependent LLM class oxidoreductase: MYELGYALSSEEHRPADLVANAHRAEEAGFGFAVISDHFHPWTDQQGQSPFVWGVLGAIAHATERIEVGTGVTCPTVRLHPAIVAQAAATTADMFGGRFFLGVGSGENLNEHVTGARWPSVDVRLEMLEEAVEVMRALWEGGLTSHHGRYYTVENARIYTLPERPPPVHVAASGPKAAQLAARIGDGMVGTSPDRSTLAAFESGGGAGKPRFGQLGVCWAADEETARRTALQWWPNMAVPGQLSQELPLPAHFEQAAKLVRHEDMEVIPLGPDPERHLEGLRSYFDAGYDRVYVHQIGPDQEGFFRFYQREVLPKLG; this comes from the coding sequence ATGTACGAGCTCGGTTACGCACTGTCCAGTGAGGAGCACCGGCCCGCGGACCTGGTGGCCAACGCCCACCGGGCCGAGGAGGCAGGCTTCGGTTTCGCCGTCATCTCCGACCATTTCCACCCGTGGACCGACCAGCAGGGCCAGAGCCCCTTCGTATGGGGGGTCCTGGGCGCCATCGCCCACGCCACCGAGCGGATAGAGGTCGGGACGGGCGTGACGTGCCCCACGGTCCGCCTTCATCCCGCCATCGTGGCTCAGGCGGCGGCCACCACGGCCGACATGTTCGGCGGCCGCTTCTTTCTGGGGGTCGGCTCGGGGGAGAACCTCAACGAACACGTAACGGGCGCCCGGTGGCCATCGGTCGACGTGCGCCTGGAGATGCTGGAGGAAGCCGTCGAGGTCATGCGGGCGCTGTGGGAGGGCGGGCTGACCAGCCACCACGGGCGCTACTACACCGTCGAGAATGCCCGCATCTACACCCTCCCCGAGCGCCCACCGCCCGTCCACGTGGCCGCCAGCGGGCCCAAGGCGGCCCAGCTGGCGGCCCGCATCGGCGACGGGATGGTAGGCACCTCGCCCGACCGCTCGACGCTGGCCGCCTTCGAGAGCGGGGGCGGAGCGGGCAAGCCCCGCTTCGGCCAGTTGGGCGTGTGCTGGGCCGCCGACGAGGAGACGGCCCGGCGGACCGCCCTGCAGTGGTGGCCCAACATGGCCGTGCCCGGCCAGCTCAGCCAGGAGCTGCCCCTGCCCGCCCACTTCGAGCAGGCAGCCAAGCTCGTGCGCCACGAGGACATGGAGGTGATCCCCCTCGGGCCCGACCCCGAACGCCACCTGGAGGGGCTGCGCTCCTACTTCGACGCCGGTTACGACCGGGTGTACGTCCACCAGATCGGCCCCGACCAGGAGGGGTTCTTCCGGTTCTACCAGCGTGAGGTGCTACCCAAGCTCGGTTGA
- a CDS encoding DUF4331 domain-containing protein has product MQLKRTLRFVPVLGAAIMLATVLPTNASSHREAPLISEDPVADNTDTYAFVSPDAPDKVTLIANWVPLQQPAAGPNFHKFGDDVLYQVHVDNNGDAEPDITYEWRFTTQVQNSDTFLYNTGPISSLTDPNFNVRQTYTVSMVKNGARSVIATGVPTPPVNIGPRSTPNYDALANAAIRTVGDTKLFAGQRDDAFYVDLGSVFDLGGLRPFNAAHVIPRPAEAGVDGVAGFNTHTIAIQVPKASLTNNGANPIIGVWAQTKRFQVRVLEAGLPGTPPRQQGRWVNVSRLGMPLVNEVVIPLGMKDRFNNSDPRNDAQFGQYVLDPELARLIPVLYPGVQVPPAPRNDLAAIFLTGIPGLNQPPNVKPAEMIRLNTDIAPTAPVGQGNRLGILAGDNAGFPNGRRLEDDTVDISLRALAGATPFTPSFNVSPNNVLSDGVTANDKPLLPNFPYLPSPHQGYEQK; this is encoded by the coding sequence TTGCAGCTGAAACGAACCTTGAGGTTCGTCCCGGTACTGGGGGCGGCCATCATGCTGGCCACCGTCCTGCCGACGAACGCATCCAGCCACCGGGAGGCCCCGCTGATCAGCGAGGACCCGGTAGCCGACAACACCGACACCTATGCCTTCGTGAGCCCCGACGCTCCCGACAAGGTGACGCTCATCGCCAACTGGGTGCCGCTCCAGCAACCGGCCGCCGGGCCCAACTTCCACAAGTTCGGCGACGACGTGCTCTACCAGGTCCACGTGGACAACAACGGCGACGCCGAGCCCGACATCACCTACGAGTGGCGGTTCACGACCCAGGTCCAGAACAGCGACACGTTCCTCTACAACACCGGGCCCATCTCGTCGCTCACCGACCCCAACTTCAACGTCCGCCAGACCTACACGGTGTCGATGGTGAAGAACGGGGCCAGGTCGGTCATCGCCACCGGGGTGCCGACCCCGCCGGTGAACATCGGCCCCCGCTCCACGCCCAACTACGACGCCCTGGCCAACGCCGCCATCCGCACGGTGGGCGACACCAAGCTGTTCGCGGGCCAGCGCGACGACGCCTTCTACGTCGACCTGGGTTCGGTGTTCGACCTCGGCGGCCTGCGCCCGTTCAACGCCGCCCACGTGATCCCGAGGCCGGCTGAGGCCGGGGTGGACGGGGTGGCTGGGTTCAACACCCACACCATCGCCATCCAGGTGCCCAAGGCGTCGCTCACCAACAACGGGGCCAACCCCATCATCGGGGTCTGGGCGCAGACCAAGCGCTTCCAGGTGCGGGTGCTGGAGGCCGGCCTACCGGGTACGCCTCCCCGCCAGCAGGGCCGCTGGGTGAACGTGTCCCGGCTGGGCATGCCGCTGGTCAACGAGGTCGTGATCCCGCTGGGCATGAAGGACCGGTTCAACAACTCCGATCCCCGCAACGACGCCCAGTTCGGCCAGTACGTGCTCGACCCTGAGCTGGCCCGGCTGATCCCCGTCCTCTACCCGGGCGTGCAGGTGCCGCCGGCCCCTCGCAACGACCTGGCCGCCATCTTCCTCACCGGCATCCCCGGGCTGAACCAACCGCCCAACGTCAAGCCGGCCGAGATGATCAGGCTCAACACCGACATCGCCCCCACCGCCCCGGTGGGCCAGGGCAACCGCCTGGGGATCCTCGCGGGCGACAACGCCGGCTTCCCCAACGGGCGCCGTCTGGAGGACGACACCGTCGACATCTCCCTGCGGGCACTCGCCGGTGCCACCCCGTTCACCCCGTCGTTCAACGTCTCGCCCAACAACGTGCTATCCGACGGCGTGACGGCCAACGACAAGCCGCTCCTGCCCAACTTCCCCTACCTGCCCTCGCCCCACCAGGGTTACGAGCAGAAGTAG
- a CDS encoding ABC transporter substrate binding protein, translated as MGRGGRRQTAWAAVAVLALLAPVACGGGSSSPQSQAQVTIGILRAVRSMEPQNVETFLAELASGGYAQGRNLRVHGADPGEVHPDPQDAEAVVRTWAEGGLDLVLALSSSGAMAAARAAPGVKVLFLSNDPMAVGLVTDERRPEANLTGATFRVPADRTVDVARRLLPGITKAGLVYPTSDPAAAPVRDATVRAGAALNLQMATAGFATADEVGAAIEKLRAEGAEVLLLANAPTTVRNYPAITAALAGTPMPVIANTTTDFALAILEPDTTELYRQMGRQAVRLLQGSPVSDVPVEDPARFRLTVNLKVAAALGIEVPADVVRTADHVVRP; from the coding sequence ATGGGACGGGGGGGTAGGCGGCAGACGGCGTGGGCCGCCGTCGCCGTTCTGGCCCTGCTCGCGCCCGTGGCCTGCGGAGGGGGTTCTTCGAGCCCCCAGTCCCAGGCCCAGGTGACGATCGGCATCCTGCGGGCCGTGCGGTCGATGGAGCCCCAGAACGTCGAGACGTTCCTGGCTGAGCTGGCGTCCGGCGGCTACGCCCAGGGCCGCAACCTCCGCGTGCATGGTGCCGACCCCGGGGAGGTCCACCCCGATCCGCAGGACGCCGAGGCCGTCGTGCGAACGTGGGCCGAGGGTGGGCTCGACCTGGTGCTGGCCCTCTCCAGTTCGGGAGCCATGGCCGCCGCCCGGGCCGCCCCGGGAGTGAAGGTCCTGTTCCTCTCCAACGACCCCATGGCCGTTGGCCTGGTGACCGACGAGCGCCGGCCCGAGGCCAACCTGACGGGGGCGACGTTTCGCGTCCCTGCCGACCGGACCGTCGACGTGGCCCGCCGGCTGCTGCCGGGTATCACCAAGGCGGGCCTGGTCTACCCGACCTCGGACCCGGCGGCTGCGCCGGTGCGCGACGCCACCGTGCGGGCCGGGGCCGCCCTCAACCTCCAGATGGCGACGGCCGGATTCGCCACCGCCGACGAGGTAGGAGCGGCCATCGAGAAGCTACGGGCCGAGGGAGCCGAGGTCCTCCTGTTGGCCAACGCCCCCACGACCGTGCGCAACTACCCGGCCATCACCGCCGCCTTGGCCGGCACCCCCATGCCCGTGATCGCCAACACCACGACGGACTTCGCCCTCGCCATCTTGGAGCCGGACACCACCGAGCTCTACCGCCAAATGGGGCGCCAGGCCGTGCGCCTGCTCCAGGGCAGCCCGGTGTCAGATGTGCCTGTCGAGGACCCCGCTCGCTTCCGCCTCACCGTCAACCTCAAGGTGGCTGCCGCCCTGGGGATCGAGGTGCCCGCCGACGTCGTCCGTACCGCCGACCACGTCGTCCGGCCTTGA
- a CDS encoding NAD(P)/FAD-dependent oxidoreductase — protein sequence MADATAGREFDVIVIGGGPAGENVAGRCAEGGLKTALVERDLVGGECSYWACMPSKALLRPGEARAAARRVPGAREAVTGEVDARAALAWRDSVVTEWDDHYQVRWLDEAKVKLLRGHARLFGPRQVEVETEEGRERLTARRAVVVATGSSAAPPAVRGLAETRVWDNRDAMEAQSVPERLIVLGGGPVGCELAQAFARLGTRRIVLVEAAQRLLPKEEPFAGEQVRAALAAEGVLVYTGASAVRVFREGRGTSTGDGGEADEGDGLVTAVLVDGRSVTADELLVAVGRSPNTWDLGMETVGLRPGTWVEVDDSLRATGADGDWLYAVGDVNGRSLLTHMGKYQARLAADTILGRPAEAWADHRAVPRVVYTDPQVAAVGLTEHEAEQAGIEAAVVACPTESVAGATVRGEGTAGTCQLIVDRHRGVLIGATFTGPEVAELLHAATIAIVGEVPLERLRHAVPAFPTVSEVWLKLVEGFLSASR from the coding sequence ATGGCCGATGCCACCGCAGGGCGCGAGTTCGACGTGATCGTTATCGGGGGCGGTCCGGCCGGCGAGAACGTGGCCGGCCGCTGTGCCGAGGGAGGACTGAAGACGGCCCTGGTCGAGCGCGACCTGGTCGGGGGCGAATGCTCCTACTGGGCGTGCATGCCGTCCAAGGCCCTGCTGCGCCCGGGGGAGGCGCGGGCCGCCGCCCGCCGCGTACCCGGGGCCCGAGAGGCGGTCACCGGCGAGGTCGACGCCCGCGCCGCCTTGGCGTGGCGTGACTCGGTGGTCACCGAGTGGGACGACCACTACCAGGTCAGGTGGCTGGACGAAGCCAAGGTCAAGCTGCTGCGGGGCCACGCCCGGCTCTTCGGCCCCCGCCAGGTCGAGGTCGAGACCGAGGAGGGCCGGGAGAGGCTCACGGCCCGCCGGGCGGTCGTGGTGGCCACCGGTTCGAGCGCCGCCCCCCCGGCCGTACGGGGCCTGGCCGAGACGCGTGTGTGGGACAACCGCGATGCCATGGAGGCCCAGTCGGTCCCCGAACGGCTGATCGTGCTCGGCGGGGGGCCCGTAGGGTGCGAGCTGGCCCAGGCCTTCGCCCGCCTGGGCACCCGCCGGATCGTTCTCGTGGAGGCAGCCCAGCGCCTGCTCCCCAAAGAGGAGCCCTTCGCCGGCGAACAGGTCCGAGCCGCTCTGGCGGCCGAGGGCGTGCTGGTCTACACCGGCGCGAGCGCCGTCCGGGTCTTCCGTGAAGGCCGCGGCACCAGCACCGGCGATGGGGGCGAGGCCGACGAGGGAGACGGGTTGGTGACAGCCGTGCTGGTCGACGGGCGCAGCGTGACGGCCGACGAGCTGCTGGTCGCCGTCGGCCGCAGCCCCAACACCTGGGACCTGGGAATGGAGACGGTCGGCCTGCGCCCGGGCACCTGGGTCGAGGTCGACGACTCCTTACGGGCCACGGGCGCCGACGGGGACTGGCTCTACGCCGTGGGCGATGTCAACGGCCGCTCGCTCCTGACCCATATGGGCAAGTACCAGGCCCGCCTGGCGGCCGACACCATCCTGGGCCGCCCGGCCGAGGCCTGGGCCGACCACCGGGCCGTGCCCCGGGTCGTGTACACCGACCCCCAGGTGGCGGCCGTGGGCCTGACCGAGCACGAGGCCGAGCAGGCCGGCATCGAGGCCGCGGTGGTGGCCTGCCCGACCGAGTCGGTCGCCGGTGCGACGGTGCGGGGAGAAGGCACGGCCGGCACCTGCCAGCTGATCGTCGACCGCCATCGCGGGGTCCTCATAGGCGCCACCTTCACAGGGCCGGAGGTAGCCGAACTGTTGCACGCAGCCACGATCGCCATCGTCGGCGAGGTGCCGCTGGAGCGGCTGCGCCACGCCGTCCCCGCCTTCCCGACGGTCAGCGAGGTGTGGCTCAAGCTCGTCGAGGGGTTCCTCTCGGCCTCACGGTGA
- a CDS encoding CehA/McbA family metallohydrolase encodes MGTAPERRSRVAGALSSAAARARAEAVARPPQAYRERAVAAPVRWSLSVLVSLGEWAQAALVALRRRAGHGPPPVCEPGGAPVVITGTAFPGDERQYLMLAFELRPGTRRLEVSYDWAPLPPAVPDNPLTQTVFDLGLWDEHGYRSADGFRGWSGSRHKEVYVEESAAERAYRPGPLGPGVWHVDLGIAAVGPTGAEWTVTVRALAHPKVAAVPAGPVPTGPVDRAHVARARPGWYHGDFHMHAWHSHRAGPAPEQFVAFARAAGLDFLPVTEYVVGHHWDQYGQVQREHPDLVIWPGREIVTYRGHVQSLGETPGFVEFRHGFEDVHIRDIQRAVKSAGALFGVNHPTTFPGPLFRNLCRGCEFELGDDIDWDEVDTLEVLTGEALVDPREYQLPDVGVRVPNPFSGSAVALWESLLNRGHRICAVSGSDDKLGPKLGTCATAVYATELSRPALIEAIGQGRAYVRTRGVAASPALELEAGAPGQATGTFGSVLYLDGGQQAEVRVTVRGGQGQGLRIVRNGRETATVSVTSDPFDHVFAAGRVPTEGPLGTWWRVETFDGQGPTTIANPVFLQAPPP; translated from the coding sequence GTGGGCACCGCTCCCGAACGCCGCTCCCGGGTGGCCGGCGCGCTGAGCTCGGCGGCGGCCCGGGCCCGGGCCGAGGCCGTGGCCCGGCCCCCCCAGGCCTACCGCGAACGGGCCGTGGCCGCGCCCGTGCGCTGGTCGCTCTCGGTCCTCGTCTCGTTGGGCGAGTGGGCCCAGGCCGCGCTGGTGGCGCTCCGGCGCCGGGCGGGTCACGGCCCACCCCCGGTGTGCGAGCCCGGCGGCGCACCGGTGGTGATCACGGGTACCGCCTTCCCGGGCGACGAGCGCCAGTACCTCATGCTCGCCTTCGAGCTACGGCCCGGCACGAGACGCCTGGAGGTGTCCTACGACTGGGCCCCGCTGCCCCCGGCCGTGCCCGACAACCCCCTGACCCAGACCGTGTTCGACCTGGGCCTGTGGGACGAGCACGGCTACCGCTCGGCCGACGGCTTCCGGGGCTGGTCGGGCAGCCGCCACAAGGAGGTCTACGTCGAGGAGTCGGCCGCCGAACGGGCCTACCGCCCCGGTCCCCTGGGCCCTGGCGTGTGGCACGTCGACCTGGGCATCGCGGCCGTGGGGCCCACGGGGGCCGAGTGGACGGTGACCGTGCGGGCCCTGGCCCACCCCAAGGTGGCAGCCGTGCCGGCCGGGCCGGTCCCCACCGGCCCGGTCGACCGGGCGCACGTGGCCCGCGCCCGGCCCGGCTGGTACCACGGCGACTTCCACATGCACGCCTGGCATTCCCACCGGGCCGGCCCCGCCCCCGAGCAGTTCGTGGCTTTCGCCCGGGCCGCGGGCCTCGACTTCCTGCCGGTCACCGAGTACGTGGTCGGCCACCACTGGGACCAGTACGGCCAGGTCCAGCGCGAACACCCCGACCTGGTCATCTGGCCGGGCCGGGAGATCGTGACCTACCGGGGCCACGTCCAGTCCCTGGGGGAGACGCCCGGGTTCGTCGAGTTCCGCCACGGCTTCGAGGACGTCCACATCCGCGACATCCAGCGGGCGGTGAAGTCGGCCGGCGCCCTGTTCGGGGTCAACCACCCCACCACCTTTCCCGGGCCGCTGTTCCGCAACCTGTGCCGGGGGTGCGAGTTCGAGCTGGGGGACGATATCGACTGGGACGAGGTCGACACCCTCGAGGTCCTGACTGGTGAGGCCCTGGTCGACCCCCGCGAGTACCAGTTGCCCGACGTGGGCGTACGGGTGCCCAACCCGTTCTCGGGCTCGGCCGTGGCCTTGTGGGAGAGCCTGCTCAACCGGGGCCACCGCATCTGCGCCGTCTCGGGTTCGGACGACAAGCTGGGCCCGAAGCTGGGCACGTGCGCCACCGCGGTGTACGCCACCGAGCTGTCGAGGCCAGCCCTCATCGAGGCCATCGGCCAGGGCCGGGCCTACGTCCGCACCCGGGGGGTGGCCGCCAGCCCCGCCCTCGAGCTGGAGGCGGGCGCGCCCGGTCAGGCCACAGGCACGTTCGGATCGGTGCTCTACCTCGACGGGGGCCAGCAGGCCGAGGTACGGGTCACCGTCCGGGGCGGCCAGGGCCAGGGCCTGCGGATCGTGCGCAACGGGCGGGAGACGGCCACGGTGTCGGTCACCTCGGACCCGTTCGACCACGTGTTCGCGGCCGGCCGGGTGCCGACCGAGGGCCCGCTGGGCACGTGGTGGCGAGTCGAGACCTTCGACGGCCAAGGACCGACGACCATCGCCAACCCCGTCTTCCTCCAGGCACCGCCGCCGTAA